In Leptospira harrisiae, a genomic segment contains:
- a CDS encoding DUF1554 domain-containing protein produces the protein MFRILLIALLILSCREKSLNNVCDINSDSYIESVFVFNLLSETKSYCSTGIIDLNPSVIALNTKFGNVSESGGSMTLGSSSSFSVRLKKKPEAQVDVQVIVSNPAYATVSPVTLSFDSNNWSTPQSVIVTGINDSLLNGTREFRIIFIPNSNDKKLDLNPNAIDMQIFDNEKRLFLSLSSYQGGGFGGVTGADVICASDSKCPKGSICKAMILNPGTRVASVTANMGDGQVDWVLHPNANYFLQDGITPITNTNSSSLLQIPFSNVIDTISPGIWLGSSAGWVIGANHCLNWTDTTAVNTGYVFRTQYTDNTLFGGNYSCSNQANLFCVEY, from the coding sequence ATGTTTCGAATTCTATTGATAGCATTGTTAATTTTGTCATGTCGTGAAAAATCACTTAACAATGTTTGTGATATAAATTCTGACTCTTATATTGAATCTGTATTTGTTTTTAATTTATTAAGTGAAACTAAAAGTTACTGTTCTACTGGAATCATTGATCTGAACCCATCTGTGATTGCTTTGAACACTAAATTTGGAAATGTATCTGAAAGTGGAGGAAGTATGACTCTTGGGAGTTCGTCTTCTTTTTCTGTTCGTTTGAAGAAAAAACCAGAGGCTCAAGTCGATGTGCAGGTCATTGTTTCAAATCCTGCCTATGCTACTGTTTCTCCAGTGACTCTAAGTTTTGATTCTAATAATTGGTCTACACCCCAATCTGTCATTGTTACCGGAATTAATGATTCTCTTTTAAATGGAACAAGAGAGTTTCGTATAATTTTTATCCCCAATTCAAATGATAAAAAATTAGATCTTAATCCAAATGCAATCGATATGCAAATCTTTGATAATGAGAAGAGATTGTTTTTGTCTTTGAGTTCGTACCAAGGAGGGGGATTTGGCGGAGTGACTGGAGCCGATGTTATTTGTGCCTCTGATTCTAAATGTCCCAAGGGGTCCATTTGTAAGGCGATGATTTTAAATCCAGGTACTCGTGTAGCATCCGTTACAGCAAATATGGGAGACGGTCAAGTTGACTGGGTTTTGCATCCAAATGCAAATTATTTTCTGCAAGATGGAATTACACCGATTACAAATACGAATTCTTCATCCTTATTGCAAATTCCATTTTCAAATGTGATTGATACTATTTCACCTGGCATTTGGCTCGGCAGTTCTGCTGGATGGGTAATCGGTGCGAATCATTGTCTCAATTGGACTGATACAACAGCAGTGAACACTGGTTATGTTTTTAGAACACAATATACAGACAATACACTTTTTGGTGGAAATTATTCTTGTAGCAACCAAGCAAATTTATTTTGTGTTGAGTATTAA
- a CDS encoding DUF1554 domain-containing protein — MFFRILLLCFFFLSCGKDIPNNVCDPESKAYAETSVLLGFLGEKKHPCYPGFRIVSNPGLNLSSYSGIISEFGGNALQGSSLNFELFLGMAPRDPVSVQVIVSNPAYATVTPTSFVWTTSDWEVKKNITITAVNDTVINGTRNFLIRLAPTSNDSSMRLQDQIISMQILDNDKIIFITTSSYSGILGGTFGADSICQADTKCPTGKICKAMLVDAGSDTRKASNTANIGDNQIDWVLKPFSTYVRNDSATVIGTTTASSLFTFPIVAIRPTSSTAWTGLSSDWTSNANHCGSWTLNTGNGNAGDTAGTGTSAIGFNSFTCNSNLPFYCVEQ, encoded by the coding sequence ATGTTTTTTAGAATTCTTTTACTCTGCTTTTTTTTTCTATCTTGTGGAAAAGATATTCCTAATAATGTCTGCGATCCTGAATCAAAAGCGTATGCAGAAACTTCTGTGTTGCTTGGTTTTTTAGGTGAGAAAAAACATCCGTGTTATCCGGGGTTTCGGATTGTCTCGAATCCTGGTTTAAATCTAAGTTCTTACAGTGGAATAATTTCTGAGTTTGGTGGGAATGCCCTACAAGGAAGTTCACTCAATTTTGAATTGTTTTTGGGAATGGCGCCGAGAGACCCGGTGTCAGTCCAAGTTATTGTTAGTAATCCTGCTTATGCAACCGTTACCCCAACTTCATTTGTTTGGACAACGTCCGACTGGGAGGTCAAAAAAAATATCACCATAACCGCCGTGAATGATACTGTGATCAATGGTACTCGCAATTTTTTGATTCGCCTTGCTCCCACTTCTAATGATTCTTCAATGCGACTCCAAGACCAAATCATTTCTATGCAAATCTTAGACAATGATAAAATCATTTTTATAACTACCAGTAGTTATTCCGGAATTTTGGGCGGAACTTTTGGTGCAGATTCAATTTGCCAAGCTGATACTAAATGTCCTACTGGAAAAATTTGTAAAGCTATGTTAGTTGATGCCGGCTCTGATACTAGAAAGGCATCAAATACAGCAAATATTGGTGATAATCAAATCGATTGGGTTTTAAAGCCATTTTCTACTTATGTTCGAAATGATAGTGCGACAGTGATTGGAACTACCACTGCCTCATCTCTTTTTACTTTTCCCATTGTGGCAATTCGGCCAACTTCCTCCACAGCTTGGACAGGCCTCAGTAGTGATTGGACAAGCAATGCAAACCATTGTGGTTCTTGGACTTTGAATACTGGAAATGGAAATGCAGGAGATACGGCTGGTACTGGAACTTCGGCAATCGGTTTTAATAGCTTTACCTGTAATAGTAATTTACCTTTTTATTGCGTTGAACAATAA
- a CDS encoding NAD(P)H-dependent oxidoreductase: protein MLTKKRNILVVLGHPNTNSLCGHLAETYVNSAKQSGHIVNFIKLSELKFDYNLYSGHKKDSTQVLEPDILQSQKLILEANHLVFVFPSWWASMPAVLKAWIDRVFLPGVTFKYRKNSPLPEKLLLGKTAHIFVTMDAPSWYYRWFNKSPGVQLLKFGTLEFCGVSPVKVKIFDQVRTRKQPDFLKWTKEVETIAFQGK from the coding sequence ATGTTAACCAAAAAACGAAATATTCTTGTAGTTCTCGGCCATCCAAACACAAATTCACTTTGTGGTCATTTGGCAGAAACATATGTAAATTCAGCAAAACAATCAGGACACATCGTCAATTTTATCAAACTATCTGAATTAAAATTTGATTATAACTTATATTCAGGTCATAAAAAAGATTCTACACAGGTACTTGAGCCGGACATACTCCAAAGTCAAAAATTGATTTTGGAAGCAAATCATTTGGTGTTTGTGTTCCCCAGTTGGTGGGCTAGTATGCCAGCAGTTTTAAAGGCATGGATTGATCGGGTGTTTTTACCAGGGGTAACGTTTAAATATAGGAAAAACTCGCCGCTTCCCGAAAAACTTTTGTTAGGTAAAACGGCCCATATTTTTGTTACTATGGATGCACCAAGTTGGTATTATAGATGGTTTAACAAATCACCTGGTGTCCAATTATTAAAATTTGGAACCTTAGAATTTTGTGGTGTGTCTCCCGTGAAGGTAAAAATTTTCGACCAGGTAAGAACGCGTAAACAACCAGACTTTTTAAAATGGACAAAAGAAGTAGAAACAATTGCATTCCAAGGCAAATAA
- a CDS encoding PadR family transcriptional regulator — protein MKRESKTQYALLGILSQCEMNGYEIRKYIESTISFFWSESFGQIYPTLSKLEDEGLIRELDKKDSNGKKKKVYKITRQGSETFRRWMDESPIQSNKRNELLFKVFFGRHMNPTLLTQQLEEEVRKQKEDLKLLKNFQKELDTDWEKHPDLEYWSMTLEYAGKQTKLNLDWIDKVKSKIKT, from the coding sequence ATGAAAAGAGAAAGTAAAACACAATATGCATTGTTAGGAATCCTTTCCCAATGTGAAATGAATGGATATGAAATCCGAAAATACATAGAATCTACTATTAGTTTTTTTTGGAGCGAAAGTTTCGGACAAATTTACCCCACATTGTCAAAGTTAGAAGACGAAGGTTTGATTCGTGAATTAGATAAAAAAGATTCCAATGGCAAAAAGAAAAAAGTTTATAAAATTACTCGGCAAGGTTCAGAAACTTTTCGGCGTTGGATGGATGAATCACCAATCCAATCAAATAAAAGAAACGAATTGTTGTTTAAAGTTTTTTTCGGGAGGCATATGAATCCGACATTATTAACCCAACAATTGGAAGAAGAAGTTCGGAAACAAAAAGAAGATTTAAAACTACTAAAAAACTTTCAGAAAGAACTTGATACTGATTGGGAAAAACATCCAGATTTGGAGTATTGGTCTATGACACTCGAATATGCAGGAAAACAAACAAAACTTAATTTGGATTGGATTGACAAAGTTAAGAGTAAAATAAAGACCTGA
- a CDS encoding ABC transporter substrate-binding protein yields the protein MGRGTFLPRCCYVFLVCVTFVFCFPIFGTEKVTLHLKWFHQFQFAGYYTALEKGYYKELGLDIEILESKVGIKGIHEKVTQSAGNYGVGSNELIQARYAGKPVVVLAVIFQHSPSVLFFKKTSNIQSIHDLVGKRVMLTPRMDEIVAYLKKEGIELTDLQLLEHKFNPDDLISGKVDAYSGYATTQAFDFKKAGFPFVEYSPRVAGIDFYGDNFFTSETEVSEYPERVKAFREASLRGWQYAMSHQEEIVDLIYEKYSKKNSKERLLFEAKQMTPLIQPVLVEMGYMNPGRWKHINDVYADLGMLPKNINLKGFIYDPNPQKNYDWIYYSFGVVVFSFVVFWLVQWRKLNKQYSENLKTQVEVRTEELKNSNEYLQVLNQSLLNTLKELTEAQDRLLASEKLAVLGQLAAGMAHELNTPLGAIVSSNQSLSDFLNHKINKIIETILGFNKDDSLRFHKVLEESIKNQTFLEGKTERLIKKELASKYSTITKMDLYGKHMQLVVETGAYRLGDELTEILESENSLIILETVASISAAYRSNQIISVASEKATHVIRALKSYLVTDKDILSGNTVVDIIFEMETILSLYHYNLSKVNIVKSYLTDKRCKGNRDKLNQVWINLLNNSLQAMNYVGTLEIKIQSIETWIKVSISDSGPGIPETIKGKIFDPFFTTKPDGEGMGLGLDICKKIISRMGGKIELEEVTKGACFSVWLPIEEWNH from the coding sequence ATGGGTCGGGGTACTTTTTTACCAAGATGTTGCTATGTGTTCTTAGTTTGTGTAACATTTGTATTTTGTTTCCCCATTTTCGGAACAGAAAAAGTCACTCTTCACCTCAAATGGTTTCATCAATTTCAGTTCGCAGGTTACTATACTGCACTTGAGAAGGGATATTATAAAGAACTTGGTCTAGATATCGAAATTTTAGAGAGTAAAGTTGGAATCAAAGGGATTCATGAAAAAGTAACTCAATCAGCTGGAAATTACGGAGTCGGTAGTAACGAACTCATCCAAGCAAGATATGCGGGAAAACCAGTGGTTGTTCTTGCAGTTATTTTCCAACATTCTCCTTCGGTTTTATTTTTTAAAAAAACCTCCAATATCCAAAGTATTCATGACTTAGTCGGCAAACGAGTGATGTTAACACCTCGAATGGATGAAATTGTAGCTTACCTCAAAAAAGAAGGGATTGAGTTAACTGATTTGCAACTGTTAGAACATAAATTTAATCCTGATGATTTAATTTCAGGAAAGGTGGATGCCTATTCAGGATATGCAACGACACAAGCATTTGACTTTAAAAAAGCAGGGTTTCCATTTGTAGAATATTCACCTAGAGTGGCAGGCATTGATTTTTATGGTGATAATTTTTTTACAAGTGAAACAGAGGTTTCTGAATATCCTGAAAGGGTAAAAGCATTTCGAGAGGCTAGCCTTCGTGGTTGGCAATATGCGATGAGCCACCAGGAAGAAATTGTTGATTTAATTTATGAAAAATATTCAAAAAAAAATTCAAAGGAACGTCTGTTATTTGAAGCAAAACAGATGACTCCATTGATTCAGCCCGTACTTGTTGAGATGGGTTATATGAACCCAGGTCGTTGGAAACATATCAATGATGTTTATGCTGACTTGGGAATGCTTCCTAAAAACATAAACCTAAAAGGTTTTATCTATGATCCCAATCCTCAGAAAAATTATGATTGGATATATTATTCATTCGGTGTAGTTGTATTTAGTTTCGTTGTATTTTGGTTGGTTCAGTGGAGAAAGCTAAACAAACAATATTCTGAAAATTTGAAAACTCAGGTCGAAGTCCGAACGGAAGAGTTAAAAAACTCTAATGAGTATTTACAAGTTTTAAATCAAAGTTTGTTAAATACTTTAAAGGAACTGACGGAAGCTCAGGATCGACTATTGGCATCTGAAAAATTAGCAGTGCTTGGACAATTGGCTGCAGGTATGGCACATGAACTGAATACACCTTTGGGCGCTATTGTCTCTTCTAACCAATCGTTATCAGATTTTCTTAATCATAAAATCAATAAAATCATCGAAACTATACTTGGATTTAATAAAGATGATTCACTTCGATTTCATAAAGTGTTAGAAGAAAGTATCAAAAATCAAACTTTCCTTGAGGGGAAAACCGAGAGGTTGATAAAAAAGGAACTTGCTTCCAAGTATTCAACGATAACGAAGATGGATTTATATGGAAAACATATGCAATTAGTCGTTGAAACGGGTGCATATCGGTTGGGTGATGAACTCACAGAAATTTTAGAAAGCGAAAATTCACTTATCATATTAGAAACTGTTGCCAGTATTTCTGCTGCGTACCGTTCTAATCAAATCATTTCAGTTGCATCCGAAAAGGCTACACATGTGATCCGAGCATTAAAAAGTTATCTTGTTACAGATAAGGATATTTTGAGTGGGAATACGGTAGTAGATATTATTTTTGAAATGGAAACCATTCTTTCACTTTATCATTATAATCTGAGTAAAGTTAATATAGTTAAGTCTTATTTAACAGACAAAAGATGTAAAGGGAATAGAGACAAACTCAACCAAGTTTGGATTAATCTTTTGAATAATTCCTTGCAAGCTATGAATTATGTTGGGACATTAGAAATTAAAATCCAGTCGATTGAAACATGGATCAAGGTATCTATTTCTGATTCTGGTCCTGGAATTCCTGAGACAATTAAAGGAAAAATTTTTGATCCATTTTTTACCACAAAACCAGATGGGGAAGGTATGGGTTTAGGTCTTGACATTTGTAAAAAAATTATTTCCCGGATGGGAGGAAAAATTGAATTGGAGGAGGTAACGAAAGGAGCTTGTTTTTCCGTTTGGTTACCCATTGAAGAATGGAACCATTAA
- a CDS encoding DNA alkylation repair protein — protein MEPLKEMYSREWVLSLGNYLNKVDSNIKPSEFQKQVFTSPWKEMELKERINRLADVLIQNWQGPIADIYPKIIELMRLLRNQGISDFNFPYIFLNDIVTKSGLSDFKTSMMAFEKITVFSSAEFAIRFFYKHHFDKTLKQMFLWSKHKEPMVRRLASEGSRPMLPWGIGIPEIKKNPEIHLSILENLWDDQDEIVRRSVANHLNDISKLNPEFVLGFCESKFGKSTELDKNLKHSLRTLLKKGNTKALAFFSYDTKWKPHQLKFSLSKKEIKIGNPIEFKINLTQNSKDKTKVRLEYKIGFRLSNGNYGYKVFQLGERILLPSETIEITKKHSFAPITTRVYYPGTQTVSILINGNEYNMQKFELKRG, from the coding sequence ATGGAACCATTAAAAGAAATGTATTCACGTGAATGGGTTTTGAGTTTAGGAAACTACTTAAACAAAGTTGATTCTAATATCAAACCTTCGGAATTTCAGAAACAAGTATTTACTTCTCCATGGAAGGAAATGGAATTAAAAGAGAGAATCAATCGGCTTGCCGATGTTTTGATTCAAAATTGGCAAGGCCCAATTGCTGATATTTATCCCAAAATCATTGAATTGATGCGTTTACTTCGTAACCAAGGGATTTCTGATTTTAATTTTCCATATATTTTTTTAAATGATATTGTCACCAAATCAGGATTAAGTGATTTTAAGACATCTATGATGGCCTTTGAAAAGATTACCGTATTTTCTAGTGCAGAATTTGCGATTCGTTTTTTTTATAAACATCATTTTGATAAGACTTTAAAACAAATGTTTCTTTGGTCAAAACACAAAGAGCCAATGGTCAGACGACTTGCAAGCGAAGGAAGTCGTCCTATGTTACCTTGGGGTATCGGAATCCCTGAAATCAAAAAAAATCCAGAAATTCATTTATCAATATTAGAAAATCTTTGGGATGATCAGGATGAAATTGTTCGTAGAAGTGTTGCAAACCATTTAAATGATATATCAAAATTGAATCCAGAGTTTGTATTGGGGTTTTGTGAAAGTAAATTTGGCAAATCAACAGAGCTAGACAAAAATTTGAAGCACTCTCTTCGAACACTACTTAAAAAAGGAAATACCAAAGCATTAGCTTTCTTTTCTTACGATACAAAATGGAAACCACATCAATTGAAATTTTCACTTTCGAAGAAAGAGATAAAAATTGGCAATCCAATAGAGTTTAAAATCAATTTAACTCAAAATTCAAAAGATAAAACAAAAGTCAGATTAGAATATAAAATTGGATTCCGACTGTCCAATGGTAATTATGGATATAAAGTATTTCAGTTGGGTGAACGAATATTGTTACCATCCGAAACGATTGAGATTACCAAAAAACATTCTTTTGCACCTATTACCACTCGCGTGTATTATCCGGGAACGCAGACTGTTTCTATTTTGATAAACGGAAATGAATACAATATGCAGAAGTTTGAATTAAAGAGAGGATAG
- a CDS encoding alpha/beta hydrolase family esterase yields the protein MKNISLVLLLSLFFFSCFGLSRRLTSNEKLDSFEIQNKKRTYIVHYPKNWNGSQIPLLVALHGRFGSGSSMIKQTKLDLLSDSKGFVVVFPDGYKRSWADGRGNTPADEDQINDIVFIESIVKRLVAEGSVDPKQVFLVGHSNGGFMAQRLAVEKPELWKGVVSVAAQISVYTLKRKLALKTNPVSVGIIAGTEDPLVPYSGGYVRDGGEILSVEDSILRWKEWNQCNESVKRKSETYKEDLNEIQIDFSKYETCAENKKVGLIQLNGLGHSWPGETPMIPFIDQGKTTKVIDGSKLVWDFMESL from the coding sequence ATGAAAAACATTAGTTTGGTTCTATTGTTGAGTTTGTTTTTCTTTTCCTGTTTTGGATTAAGCCGGAGATTGACTTCTAATGAAAAACTAGATTCTTTTGAGATCCAAAACAAAAAGAGAACCTATATCGTTCATTATCCAAAAAATTGGAATGGATCGCAAATACCGTTGTTAGTTGCTTTGCATGGTCGGTTTGGATCAGGTTCATCTATGATCAAACAAACAAAGTTAGACCTCCTTTCCGATTCCAAAGGTTTTGTTGTTGTTTTTCCTGACGGTTATAAAAGGAGTTGGGCTGACGGACGAGGGAATACTCCCGCAGATGAAGACCAAATTAATGATATAGTGTTTATAGAATCAATCGTAAAACGATTGGTAGCCGAAGGTTCTGTGGATCCCAAACAAGTTTTTTTGGTAGGACATTCCAACGGCGGTTTTATGGCACAAAGATTGGCAGTGGAAAAACCTGAGTTATGGAAGGGAGTAGTGAGTGTTGCGGCACAAATTTCTGTTTATACGCTCAAACGAAAATTGGCTTTAAAAACAAACCCGGTTTCGGTTGGAATTATCGCAGGTACTGAAGATCCACTCGTACCATATAGTGGCGGTTACGTAAGAGACGGTGGAGAAATTTTATCAGTGGAGGATTCTATTTTACGTTGGAAAGAATGGAATCAATGTAATGAATCAGTAAAAAGAAAATCTGAAACGTATAAAGAAGATCTAAACGAAATACAAATTGATTTTTCTAAATATGAAACTTGTGCAGAAAATAAAAAAGTTGGCTTAATTCAATTGAATGGCCTTGGACATAGTTGGCCAGGGGAAACACCGATGATTCCTTTTATTGATCAGGGAAAAACAACGAAAGTGATTGATGGTTCTAAACTTGTTTGGGATTTTATGGAGAGTTTGTGA
- a CDS encoding SDR family oxidoreductase, with amino-acid sequence MSGKKIALVTGASRGIGLAISQMLVGMGYTVYGVSRNPENCNYQNEFFHLVPCDLTNAKELQLFIDRFPEKKEINLLVHSAGLAYFAPVEELSSDKIREMVNLLTTAPMLLTSQFTRFLKQNHGRIIFIGSVAGKEISPWGNVYASLKAGIHHFARELFAELRKFGVKVHLVIPDITKTDFYNHLNFEPDEDPNSYLLPNQIAEVIGELIDDQRNWVVPEIQISPELFKIKRKKQNQ; translated from the coding sequence GTGAGTGGTAAAAAAATAGCATTAGTCACCGGTGCCTCACGAGGGATTGGGCTTGCCATCTCGCAAATGTTAGTGGGTATGGGATATACTGTTTATGGAGTTTCCAGAAATCCAGAAAATTGTAATTACCAAAACGAATTTTTTCATTTGGTTCCCTGTGATCTTACTAACGCTAAAGAACTACAATTGTTTATAGATCGTTTCCCGGAAAAAAAGGAAATTAATTTGTTGGTTCATTCTGCTGGTCTTGCTTATTTTGCTCCTGTTGAAGAGCTATCGTCAGATAAAATTCGGGAGATGGTAAACCTTCTCACAACGGCACCTATGTTGTTAACAAGCCAATTCACTCGGTTTTTAAAACAAAATCATGGACGTATTATTTTTATTGGATCTGTGGCAGGGAAGGAAATTTCACCTTGGGGAAATGTTTATGCCTCGCTTAAAGCAGGGATCCACCATTTTGCAAGAGAGTTGTTTGCCGAATTACGAAAGTTTGGTGTAAAAGTTCATTTAGTCATTCCAGATATTACAAAAACGGATTTTTATAATCATCTAAATTTTGAACCCGATGAAGATCCAAATTCCTATTTATTACCAAATCAAATTGCAGAAGTCATTGGGGAACTGATCGATGACCAAAGGAATTGGGTCGTTCCAGAGATTCAAATTTCACCAGAACTATTTAAGATCAAACGTAAAAAACAGAATCAATAA
- a CDS encoding Crp/Fnr family transcriptional regulator — MGLKESLAKLSMINIKRGEVLFKEGVPSNGAMFFLFEGQLDIYKQIEGKHIKLRSILPGEFFGEMAIINNSPRAASIVVVSEAAKLGIINRTTFVQMSQESPEFLFLLLKKVIERLYETDGKIRAIKRKQDEDSMIAKVIPASGSNADGSGGDTENQPEPFSDDIAPIGE, encoded by the coding sequence ATGGGACTTAAAGAATCTCTTGCAAAACTAAGTATGATCAATATCAAACGTGGAGAAGTTCTCTTTAAAGAGGGAGTTCCTTCCAACGGAGCAATGTTCTTTTTATTTGAAGGACAGTTAGATATTTATAAACAAATCGAAGGCAAACATATAAAACTAAGAAGTATCCTTCCGGGTGAGTTTTTTGGTGAGATGGCTATTATCAATAATAGCCCGAGAGCTGCTTCGATCGTTGTAGTTTCAGAAGCTGCAAAATTAGGCATCATCAACAGAACCACCTTTGTTCAGATGAGCCAGGAAAGTCCTGAATTTTTATTTTTATTACTCAAAAAAGTAATCGAACGATTGTATGAAACCGATGGAAAAATCCGCGCCATCAAACGAAAACAAGACGAAGATTCTATGATTGCCAAAGTTATTCCTGCTTCCGGCTCAAATGCAGATGGAAGCGGAGGTGATACAGAAAACCAACCTGAACCTTTTTCAGATGATATTGCCCCTATTGGGGAATGA
- a CDS encoding Crp/Fnr family transcriptional regulator, producing the protein MSIPKKDNRINIFDFVNTVPTKTFKRGEIIVREGEPSNEKMYFILSGSLSVGMGAPDQGNFHEVRKLSTGEFFGEIALISSHPRAMTVFIDSDRAQLGILDKQNLTRIANSNPMFVYALLQTYVERLIEAEQRLKDLTESSDGT; encoded by the coding sequence ATGTCCATTCCTAAAAAAGACAATCGAATCAACATCTTTGACTTCGTCAATACTGTCCCTACAAAGACATTCAAACGAGGAGAAATCATTGTAAGAGAAGGTGAACCGTCTAACGAAAAGATGTATTTTATCTTAAGTGGTTCTCTCTCTGTTGGAATGGGTGCACCTGACCAAGGAAATTTTCATGAAGTAAGAAAACTTTCCACTGGCGAATTTTTTGGTGAAATCGCACTTATCTCCAGTCATCCAAGAGCAATGACAGTCTTTATAGATTCTGATAGAGCTCAACTCGGAATCCTAGATAAACAAAACTTAACTCGTATCGCAAATTCTAATCCAATGTTTGTTTATGCTTTATTACAAACTTATGTTGAACGTTTGATCGAAGCTGAACAAAGATTAAAAGATCTAACGGAGTCAAGTGATGGGACTTAA